AATAGTGAAGATTGTATGTTTGGAGAGTGCCCAAATTGTCCTGAAGTAGGAAACCTGAAAGTAGATGAACTATTGCAGGGTGTCAGTGATGATGACGATATCACATACAGTCAGTGGATAGTAGCAGACCATTGCAACCTTGTAACGATAGTAGAACCACATGCTGAATTCAAAGAGAAATTTGTTAGTAAACTAATGGCATTGAAGAAACACCATTTCATCTCGCAGAGTCAATCACAATTTCTGAAAAGTAAGAAAGAGAATCTACAAAGTGATGAATGTGTAATAATTCTGGATTTCTCAGAAAACTATACATTTATCATCCAAGATGAGATCCAGAGTTATCATTGGATGAATTCTCAGGCCACAATTCATCCCTTCTGTGTGTACTACAGAGATGATGCTAAGAATTTGTGTACTAAGAGCCTTTGTGTTATAAGTGACTGTATGAATCATAACACAGTTGCTGTGTACACATTCCAAACAAAGTTGATACACTTTGTTAAGTCCCTTATTCCTAATTTGAATCGAGTTGCCTATTTTTCTGATGGATCGGCTGCTCAATACAAGAACaggttcaatttttctaacttgtGCAAGCATAAAGAAGATTTTGGATTAGAAGCAGAGTGGCATTTCTTTGCAACAAGTCATGGAAAGGGGCCTTGTGATGGTATTGGTGGAACTGTCAAGCGACTGGTGGCTAAGACAAGTTTACAGCGACCGAAAGAAGGCCATATCATAACACAAATGAGTATGTTTCAATTTTGTGTGGAAAACATAAAAggaataaattttgtgtttgtggGAGAAAGAGAAGTTCAGGAGGCAGATCTTCACTTAAAAAGCAGGTTTGATAATGCTAAAAGAATTTTAAGCACTAGAGATCAACATTGTTTTAAACCGAAGAACACATCAACAATACAATACAGCATCATTTCAGCATCGTTTGATACGAAACACAAAGAATATCCAATTGATGGCACTACTGGTGTTTTTAACATTAGTGACATCTCAGTAAACGACAttgttgtgtgtgtttatgaTAACAGATGGTATATTGGTAGAGTTTGTGAGGTTTCTCAAGAAAACAGTGATATCAAGGTGGTCTTCTACACACCAGGTGGTCCATCTACAAGCTTCAGTAAAACAAAAGATGATGTTTTATGGGTGGAGATGAAGAATGTTCTAGACATTTTGAAACCTACAGAGTTCACTACTATAACAGGTAGAACATTTAATATAACTGAAGAGAAAAATATAGAACTCTCTCAGAAACTGCGGGtcaaacttgtaaaataaatctgttgcagctgacatttttttttgtggtttgcaAATCTGGATAATGTAATAGGGtgagttttatgttttttattattagcactacaaattgttttaacttaaaGGTAAAATCACTAAAAGACTATGTGAACATGAGccactgttaatttttattttctacgtAAAATGCAACTTTTTACCCAAGTTTCAAAGCCTGTAACTTCTACACctgtttgaaccacaaaatgaaacttgcagaatttgttaagtaccagtaggtgtactaaatagtggaaacagaaaaattttacctggtcccccttttgagatatttgaccttgaaaaactcaaaaaaatgaaaattttagaagtttaatgcaacagaaaaccaggaaggagtttaaacccacacattatctcattttttctggaaagtctgccatccatacttattgcaaaaaaatatttgccctgtggttccaactccaagtcactttaaaaaaatgttcaaaatggaatttttataacatttttgacaaatttcaaggtcatttcacataaggttaaacaaaattatatctttatttctagacatttttggtaaccatacaatgtttactttactTCAGTGAAGACCAGAACCTTCTATCTTTAATACAATGTCAACAATGACCTTTTATTGAAACCACTGCAAACCACTGTTAGAGCACGCACTTGGGAAGATATACAAGCCTCTACTGAAAATGgtggcacacaaaaataaaatgaatatggttttgaactacccattgataaggttatatgtggtaaaaatattaatttttttaaaaatagtcgagcaacctcaacttggtgatttcacacggaatgactCGCTCATTATTATGCTATGGATAGTTTTAGGCTAAACCGAACAAATTGAAATCCGAACATACTACAGCCCCAATTAGTTTGGATTCGAGGGGTTCTACTGTGTCAGTAAAACTGGTATGATAACACTTAGTCCATCTGTTTCTAACAGTTTGTTGTGTGATAGCTGTTGAGTGagattttatttcatttccagctTATTTCTTCCCGGAAAGCTGCTGACATGGGGGATGATGGTGTTCCAAGGAAGATGTTGCAGTAGCTGAATGCATTGTGTTTGTTGGTGGTACCATAATGGAGGGGGACTATGACTACATATACAGTGATGCCCACGAAGACCTGAACTACTCGGATGGTCACGTTGACTACGGTGACGAAGATCTGTTCTGTGACGATGTTGACATATTGCCGGATGAAGTACATGACATTGACACTTGGGTCAGCTACTACGATGAAAGAGATTATATGAGTGGAGAATCCGGTGGAGAGGATGCGGATGATTGGCCTGAAGAGGGCGATGCTGTGGATCAGCCCCACGATGGAAACAACGAAAACATGTGGGAGGAGTTAGGTGAAGTTGGTGTTTTCGAGGGAAGTAACGATAGCTTGCTGGGTTCTGAGGTAGGGTGTAGTGTAGAGGGTGAGAATTGTGAGCTGGATTCAGGAGAAGAGGGTTGCCTATGGGATGATGATGAGTACCCCTTACATCCGAGAAGCGATGGTATCGTGGAGGATGCTGTGGAAGGGCTCTCGGAAGAAGGTGAAAATGACGAGAACCAGTCGAATCACTCTGGGGAAAGTGACGGTGAAGCGTTCATGGACGCACAGAACGGGAACGAAGGAGATGAGCCAGAGTACGACGAATATGAGGACATGGACGAGGAGCTGGAAGGGGAGGAGGATGAGATCTGGGACACGAACCTGGTCCCGCCGTGGCAAGCGGACGACACGTGGGACGACATCATGGGCGTGGGCGACGAGTGGTACGACTACTACGACGGAGACGAAGTGTGGGTGGACAATGCCGACGGCAGGTTCGAGCTACGGTACGAGGATTACACGGGGGAAGCACTCGACGAGGATGCCCCGGTCAGGGACAACTTCGTGACGCGCACGACTGCGGTGGAGGCTGGCAGCGTGCAAGACCCGGTGCCGGCGGGTGGCACGGCCAACTACTCGTGTCCCATCTGCCTGGAACGGATAGAGGCCCAAGAGGTGGGCAACCCCTGGAACTGCCACCACTTCTTCTGCTTAGACTGTATCCTGGAGTGGGTGTGCCGCAGCAACACCTGCCCTGTGGACCGCAAGGTCGTCGGTAAGATCGCGGTGCGCTGCCGGTTGGGCAGTCCGGTGACACGCGTCGTCTCGGTGGTGCCTGTCGCGCTCGCGGGCGGCGAGGACTGAGCACGGCTGCCCACGTCTTCCACTTCTTCCAGTCCTTTACATTTCACACTTTTATTTGCCGTGGCCCGTGTTTTTGTGGGCCACTGGGTCGAAATGGTTCTGCAAGGCAAACATAGTGCTAGAAAACCATTTTGCAGTACACATTTTTCACCATTTGTAGCTCGAGGTGTGAACGTTGgaaggtttaaataatattttattattttgtgggaaaaaaaaaactaaattgaaaataaaaacatttgtaacgtgagaaaaaatattattttatacttcaTGTTTTATATAAAACTCTAGTGAATTGTAAATATtcatgtataaatatttaaaaaaagtcgaatgaattttatttttctgcaaaatatttaattttattgaagtttCATACCTAATGATATGTGTAAAAAGTTGTTGtacaaagtataaattaaaaagtttttttcctaTGCATTTCTGCGTAGATTTTCACAACAGCATCCAATGTGTTCTTCCCACTACTTTGTTGTGTTACGTCATGTCCACGAGGTATGCTGGAAAAGAAGGGAGAGATGTGCTGGGTCAGGTATTACTGTGTGCCACTGAAAAGAAAACATGATGAACATACGAAGAAAGTTTTTGTTCTAAAATGCACTAGGACATCAGCTCCTCAGCAATTGGAAAgtacaaacataaatatacattacctacataatttataaattaacagGTTTACTACAGGAATGGAAAACTTAGAAAGGTCAGGGAATTTGATGGTGCTCCAGGAAatctgaaatacaaaaaaaaactttaaaagggtagataaaacaattatttaaagttGTAAGCATTTGAAATCTGaaaaaaacttatagttaaaaaagcaaagaaaagaaaaacagcttttattactgaatgaactaaaaagtaaaaaataaaatttaaattcaagtttttttgtccaacagccaaataatgctccacaactctgtataactaaaagtgtGGGGTGCTCTCTTTTTTCATGTtcataatgactatatcctaaaattattgatagaaaatttaagaccaaTTTATCCAGtaccccattactaattttaagttcattattgttattaagttcatgTAGTCTTTTTCGTAATGGctatatcttaaaatttttgaaataactacctatattttaaaatttttgtatttaccatatcttttttttagtaatagaAATTTTAAGACAATTGATATCAATTACCCCATGCTTTTAGTTATACATAGTTGTGAAGCATTATTTGTATGttgg
This genomic stretch from Bacillus rossius redtenbacheri isolate Brsri chromosome 16, Brsri_v3, whole genome shotgun sequence harbors:
- the LOC134540266 gene encoding E3 ubiquitin-protein ligase Praja-2-like, whose amino-acid sequence is MEGDYDYIYSDAHEDLNYSDGHVDYGDEDLFCDDVDILPDEVHDIDTWVSYYDERDYMSGESGGEDADDWPEEGDAVDQPHDGNNENMWEELGEVGVFEGSNDSLLGSEVGCSVEGENCELDSGEEGCLWDDDEYPLHPRSDGIVEDAVEGLSEEGENDENQSNHSGESDGEAFMDAQNGNEGDEPEYDEYEDMDEELEGEEDEIWDTNLVPPWQADDTWDDIMGVGDEWYDYYDGDEVWVDNADGRFELRYEDYTGEALDEDAPVRDNFVTRTTAVEAGSVQDPVPAGGTANYSCPICLERIEAQEVGNPWNCHHFFCLDCILEWVCRSNTCPVDRKVVGKIAVRCRLGSPVTRVVSVVPVALAGGED